Within the Streptomyces sp. R41 genome, the region GCGCCACGGCCGCCGTGCTCGCCGTGGGCGCCGCAGCTCCTGAAGCCCCCACAGCCGACGCGGCGGACGCGAGCCCCGCCGCCGCGGCGGCCGTCTGCACCCTCACGAAGGAGATGACCGAAGGCCCCTACTACCTCGACGGGCAGCTCGTCCGCTCCGACATCACCGAAGGCAAGGCGGGCGCCCCCCTCAAGCTGGCGCTGACCGTGGTCGACGACGACACCTGCGCCCCGATCGCCAACGCCCTCGTCGAGATCTGGCACTGCGACGCGCTCGGCGAGTACTCCGGGTTCGTCGGCAACAACGGCCACGCCGAACCGGACGACGGCACCTTCCTGCGGGGCGGCGTGCTGACGAACTCCAGCGGCGTCGCGAACATCAC harbors:
- a CDS encoding intradiol ring-cleavage dioxygenase — its product is MTDTSDAPIGRRTVLIASGATAAVLAVGAAAPEAPTADAADASPAAAAAVCTLTKEMTEGPYYLDGQLVRSDITEGKAGAPLKLALTVVDDDTCAPIANALVEIWHCDALGEYSGFVGNNGHAEPDDGTFLRGGVLTNSSGVANITTIYPGWYRGRCVHIHVKVHTGVTLTSDGSLTGGQELHTGQLFFSETVTTAVAKVSPYSTNTVTRTTLAQDSIYDDGGAASGLLTLTALGSSASSGYTGTLTLGVEQS